A single Arachidicoccus sp. BS20 DNA region contains:
- a CDS encoding acyl carrier protein, producing MSDIATRVKKIIVDKLGVEESEVTNEASFTNDLGADSLDTVELIMEFEKEFNISIPDEQAETITTVGQAVSYLEEHAK from the coding sequence ATGTCAGACATCGCAACAAGAGTAAAAAAGATTATTGTTGACAAATTAGGCGTAGAAGAATCAGAAGTAACTAATGAAGCTTCTTTTACCAATGACTTAGGTGCCGATTCTCTGGATACGGTGGAACTCATCATGGAATTTGAAAAAGAATTCAATATTTCAATTCCCGACGAACAAGCAGAAACCATCACTACCGTGGGTCAGGCAGTTTCTTATTTGGAAGAACACGCCAAATAA
- a CDS encoding CPBP family intramembrane glutamic endopeptidase: MKNTVSKTTYLSGILSILILLLVSLFYRRLFGLPAIINESIFIWSRIFIWLVVLFAYFYAVKIEKQSLIIWEEKKYSFLKTVVHILAIYGVVILAGIVVAILQKLFKFQTKSARLETILNLFRPRYWLALLTCLTAGITEELIFRGYIQTRLMKLANNVWFGIIISAFLFALFHLSYGTVGEFVGVFFIGIIFAYYYWKYRSLKTLMIVHFIVDTVSITLQLYHHK; this comes from the coding sequence ATGAAGAATACTGTTTCCAAAACGACATACCTGAGCGGCATATTATCCATACTGATACTGCTTTTAGTTTCACTATTTTACAGAAGGCTTTTCGGTTTACCTGCGATTATCAATGAATCCATATTTATTTGGAGCAGAATTTTTATCTGGCTGGTTGTATTGTTCGCTTATTTCTATGCTGTAAAAATTGAAAAACAATCACTCATTATTTGGGAAGAAAAAAAATATTCTTTTTTAAAAACGGTTGTACATATTCTTGCAATATATGGTGTGGTTATTTTAGCCGGAATAGTCGTAGCCATTCTTCAAAAGTTGTTTAAGTTTCAAACAAAAAGCGCTCGTTTAGAGACGATACTTAATTTGTTCAGACCAAGATATTGGTTAGCACTTTTAACTTGCCTTACTGCGGGCATTACGGAAGAATTAATTTTCAGAGGGTATATACAAACAAGATTGATGAAGCTGGCTAATAATGTTTGGTTCGGTATAATAATTTCTGCATTTTTATTTGCTTTGTTTCATCTCAGTTATGGAACGGTTGGCGAATTTGTCGGCGTGTTTTTCATAGGTATTATCTTCGCCTATTATTATTGGAAATACCGAAGTCTGAAAACATTAATGATTGTTCATTTTATTGTTGATACGGTTTCAATAACGCTTCAATTATATCATCACAAATAA
- a CDS encoding GNAT family N-acetyltransferase, with product MAIQIIDYGTEDYDKMVRLRHSVLRKPLGLEFEPGELEKDKEGMLIGCFENDKMIGCCILTKADKYTIRLRQMAVNTGLQGKGVGRAILVFAENIARDFGYEKMIMHARKSATGFYEKLGYTISGEEFPEVTIPHFKMEKDLKKSKF from the coding sequence ATGGCAATACAAATTATAGATTACGGGACGGAAGATTATGATAAAATGGTTCGCCTGCGCCATTCGGTGCTGCGCAAGCCGCTCGGGCTGGAATTTGAACCCGGCGAATTGGAAAAAGATAAAGAAGGTATGTTGATCGGCTGCTTTGAAAATGACAAAATGATTGGTTGTTGCATACTCACAAAAGCGGACAAGTACACTATCCGCCTGCGGCAAATGGCTGTAAATACGGGGCTGCAAGGCAAAGGTGTGGGACGCGCCATTTTGGTTTTTGCAGAAAATATTGCACGTGATTTTGGCTACGAAAAAATGATAATGCACGCACGCAAATCAGCAACAGGTTTTTATGAAAAACTTGGTTATACTATTTCGGGAGAAGAATTTCCCGAGGTTACCATTCCACATTTTAAAATGGAAAAAGACCTGAAGAAAAGTAAGTTTTAA
- the rnc gene encoding ribonuclease III, whose translation MRKTVSKIVGKLKEPSFGNQLHLILGVKPRRTVLYKQAFSHRSVKDDVSENNERLEYLGDAVLGTVVADYLFKKYPYKEEGFLTEMRSKMVNRQQLNDIAIKMGLKKLTFFNKEDSGLRNSQIFGNTLEALIGAVYLDKGYERTKTWVLQHIIIPYLSVDDLEQVDINMKNKLIGWAGRNNRVLSFETIDETVDRKRRIFTIAVFLDGESVAEAKGYSKKDASQAAARLAAEKLSI comes from the coding sequence TTGCGAAAAACAGTCAGTAAAATTGTAGGCAAATTAAAGGAACCGTCTTTCGGTAATCAACTCCATTTAATTCTGGGCGTAAAACCACGTCGCACGGTTTTGTATAAGCAGGCGTTCAGTCATCGTTCTGTGAAAGACGATGTGTCCGAAAATAATGAACGGCTGGAATATTTGGGCGATGCTGTTTTAGGCACTGTGGTTGCAGATTATCTTTTTAAAAAATACCCGTACAAAGAAGAAGGCTTTCTTACCGAAATGAGAAGCAAAATGGTCAATCGGCAACAGTTGAACGATATTGCCATAAAAATGGGATTAAAAAAGCTTACTTTTTTTAATAAAGAAGATTCCGGACTACGCAACAGCCAAATTTTCGGCAACACATTAGAAGCTTTAATAGGTGCAGTATATCTTGACAAAGGCTATGAAAGAACAAAGACCTGGGTACTGCAACATATTATTATCCCTTACTTATCTGTAGATGACCTGGAGCAGGTGGACATCAATATGAAAAACAAGCTCATCGGTTGGGCGGGCAGAAACAACAGAGTGTTGAGTTTTGAGACCATTGACGAAACTGTTGACAGAAAACGGCGTATTTTTACCATAGCAGTTTTTCTTGACGGCGAATCTGTTGCAGAAGCAAAAGGATACAGTAAAAAAGATGCAAGCCAGGCTGCGGCACGGCTTGCCGCCGAAAAATTATCTATATAG
- a CDS encoding DUF5689 domain-containing protein: MKKKLFLLIQMFVILLFAIIGFTNCNKKFDAPPEEPIDSLPVNFSIQQLKALHTVRGSFQTITDDYVISGIVTANDSSGNFYNEIVIQDNSGAIPVNISGNNLYTSYPVGRKIFVRLKGLTLGDYSGAIQLGGGINNSSTTPRVDGIASSLADEYIAKGSFNNEVMPVPVTLDQLAIDDAMQNPLQSRLVVLDGFEFQNSDLTKTYADSSKTASYGSFYLKTCSSSDSLELYNSSYAYFADIKVPQGNGSITGIFTPYVSAAGKKYKEIVIRDTSDIQFYDTRCDGYTDAPGQPMTIAQIRALYKGNNIRLGSNYTVGGVVISDAASKNISSGSFVLQSGNSGISVYAGGTINYNIGDSVVLELTASDSLLSYQGALELKLHYGVALPNVVASGKVIAPVIKTIEEITSSLAKPLGDAENMEFTLVQINNASVPNSTFSGNKTLSDTSGSISLYTLSSAVFAGNTLPEGYQNWIGYAHNYNAAPEFSIRNTNDITASSDSSATVGTSFTATYDFSDVSASSGATDPTPPPVVDGLHFDNFIAKNVSDNSSASGRFSFKSWSTGATNGSDNFTGSIDTAKYYEVTITPENGKTLSLANITLIVQRSGTGVRQIAIRASIDGFENNLPVSINPENDNLSIVAGNVIQINDAVTTAQNGTTINLGNDFSSINTAVTFRFYGFNAESGSGTFSIDNVAFYGKTE, encoded by the coding sequence ATGAAAAAGAAATTGTTCCTATTAATTCAAATGTTTGTGATATTGCTTTTTGCAATCATCGGTTTTACAAATTGTAATAAAAAATTTGACGCGCCACCCGAAGAGCCAATCGACTCCCTCCCGGTCAATTTTTCTATTCAGCAATTAAAAGCCCTGCACACAGTTCGAGGTTCGTTCCAAACGATTACGGATGATTATGTAATTTCCGGCATTGTAACGGCAAATGACAGCTCCGGAAATTTTTATAACGAAATTGTGATTCAGGATAATAGCGGAGCTATTCCCGTAAATATTTCCGGTAACAATTTGTACACATCTTATCCTGTCGGGCGAAAAATATTTGTCAGACTGAAAGGGCTTACTTTGGGCGATTACAGCGGTGCAATTCAGTTGGGCGGCGGTATTAATAACAGTAGTACTACGCCGAGAGTGGACGGCATTGCATCCTCATTGGCTGACGAGTATATTGCCAAAGGAAGTTTTAATAATGAGGTAATGCCTGTGCCTGTAACATTGGACCAACTTGCAATAGACGATGCCATGCAAAATCCGTTGCAAAGCCGGTTGGTGGTTTTGGACGGATTTGAATTTCAAAATTCAGACCTCACAAAAACGTATGCAGATTCTTCAAAAACGGCAAGCTACGGTTCTTTTTATTTGAAGACTTGTTCAAGCTCCGATTCGTTGGAATTGTATAATAGCAGTTATGCCTATTTTGCGGATATTAAAGTGCCGCAGGGCAACGGCAGCATTACCGGAATATTTACGCCATACGTAAGTGCGGCTGGCAAAAAATATAAGGAAATTGTTATCCGCGATACATCGGATATACAATTTTACGATACACGATGCGACGGTTATACAGATGCTCCGGGGCAACCAATGACCATTGCACAAATAAGAGCGCTGTACAAAGGAAATAACATTCGGCTCGGCAGCAACTATACGGTTGGCGGCGTGGTAATTTCAGATGCTGCAAGCAAAAATATTTCCTCCGGAAGTTTTGTGCTTCAAAGCGGTAATAGCGGTATTTCAGTATATGCAGGCGGGACAATTAATTATAATATTGGCGATTCTGTGGTATTGGAGCTGACAGCTTCGGATTCATTATTGTCTTATCAGGGGGCGCTGGAATTGAAGCTGCATTACGGTGTAGCTTTGCCGAACGTTGTGGCGAGTGGGAAAGTCATTGCCCCTGTAATTAAAACGATAGAAGAAATAACATCTTCATTAGCAAAACCACTTGGCGATGCAGAAAATATGGAATTTACTTTAGTGCAAATTAATAACGCATCTGTACCAAACAGCACATTCAGCGGCAATAAAACTCTCTCGGATACAAGCGGAAGCATTTCATTATATACTTTGTCTTCGGCAGTCTTCGCCGGCAATACGCTGCCCGAAGGTTATCAAAACTGGATTGGTTATGCACATAATTATAATGCTGCGCCTGAGTTTTCAATCAGAAATACCAATGACATTACGGCGTCTTCCGACAGCAGCGCCACAGTCGGAACAAGCTTTACGGCTACTTATGACTTTAGTGATGTATCTGCAAGCTCCGGTGCCACCGACCCAACGCCGCCGCCTGTTGTAGACGGATTGCATTTTGATAACTTTATTGCAAAAAATGTGAGCGACAACTCTTCTGCATCAGGACGGTTTTCTTTCAAAAGCTGGAGTACGGGCGCTACCAACGGCAGCGACAATTTTACGGGGAGCATAGATACTGCAAAATATTACGAAGTAACCATTACACCTGAAAACGGAAAAACGCTCAGTCTTGCAAATATTACTTTAATTGTTCAGCGCTCCGGAACGGGTGTGCGTCAAATAGCGATACGGGCAAGTATTGATGGTTTTGAAAATAATTTACCGGTTTCCATTAATCCGGAAAACGATAATTTATCCATTGTTGCCGGAAATGTTATTCAGATAAATGATGCCGTAACTACCGCACAAAACGGAACGACTATTAATTTAGGAAACGATTTTTCGAGTATCAATACTGCTGTTACGTTTAGGTTTTACGGCTTTAATGCGGAATCGGGCAGCGGAACTTTTAGTATAGACAATGTAGCGTTTTATGGAAAAACAGAGTAG
- a CDS encoding YcxB family protein, which translates to MQYSFQYNKAKVLQGLRLHFVSRPEVKILAYVVNIFAIIAAVLYAMHKIRPQAFLLCSLLWMALVIIFWFVMPNIVYRKALKTFKDNFSATFNAQGVTLENEQGYVHWDWNRFSNYFESSQFFHLYFNARSFFLFPKEQMSNEFIADLRILLNDNLRNAKY; encoded by the coding sequence ATGCAATACAGTTTCCAATACAACAAAGCAAAAGTGCTGCAAGGCTTGCGGCTGCATTTTGTATCGCGCCCCGAAGTAAAAATTCTGGCTTACGTGGTTAATATTTTTGCAATTATTGCTGCTGTATTATATGCAATGCACAAAATTCGCCCGCAGGCGTTTCTGCTTTGCTCGCTGTTATGGATGGCACTTGTGATTATTTTTTGGTTTGTAATGCCGAACATCGTTTACCGCAAAGCACTCAAGACGTTTAAAGATAATTTTTCTGCAACATTCAATGCACAAGGTGTAACGCTGGAAAATGAGCAAGGCTATGTTCACTGGGACTGGAACAGGTTTTCCAACTATTTTGAATCATCGCAGTTTTTTCATCTGTACTTCAATGCCCGTTCATTTTTTCTTTTTCCAAAAGAGCAGATGAGTAACGAGTTTATCGCAGACCTTAGAATTTTACTGAACGATAATTTGCGCAATGCAAAGTATTAA
- a CDS encoding TonB-dependent receptor, which produces MKNVLFLLAFLFFDRSVQAQDTTDSIPLNSDSVLIQDVQNNMLDNLPTLAIDNDDLNDNGGSSISSMLTAGRNPFLSAASFNFSVMRFKIRGYENSRNATYINGLEFNGLDNGNTPFGLWSGMSSMMRARENVQGLQPANFGFGSFGMNTNIDMRSGKQWRETNLGYAFSNRNYQHRLNFSHSSGFGKTGWAYSIAAFASLAGEGYVAGTYNNSFSFYGALDKKIGLKNTVSFIGFYAPSEYGRQAASVQEAMDLAGTNFYNPSWGYQNGKKRNANVNKSRQPVFILSHEFKPDNHSNLQTSVGYFWGKRSSSALDWNNAPDPRPDYYRYLPSYYAQSDPAQAQALTEAIKNSPDLLQINWQNLYNINRSSYTDSGLQSRYILGDRVVDTRHLMASINFTSRFSDMISVNAGANFGWQKNHYYQQVDDLLGGDFWLNVNQYALRDFPTDNSKIQYDLDHPNAPKKAGGHYGYDYDFTYRKMAVWWQTKINLNRFDIFWASEISYSQFYRTGNVRTGLFPNASLGKSAPQKFVNNAQKLGLTYKLNGRNYFFANAGYFTIAPFADNAYLSPRTRNSLQNDIKSESVETVEGGYSLNSPFIRAHIGGYFTKSQNGMDVISFYSDDAQAFANYALNGINRLYFGGEFGSEIKLTQTLNLSAAAAVGRYYYDSRQNATLTIDNTGEVSATEIVYLKNYRIPSTPQNAYSLGLRYNSPKYWYAALTGNYMNNDWLSTDPQRHTASAVADVNPQTDAAALQAMLAQEKLKGVFTLDFMAGWNKRLRHVFIDRKPVSLVLGMGVNNLTDNKNIRSGGYEQLRNDPNVVQNFNNGITKFPPKYYYAFGLNYYLSIAFRF; this is translated from the coding sequence ATGAAAAACGTTCTGTTTCTATTGGCATTTCTTTTTTTTGACCGTTCTGTTCAGGCTCAAGATACAACCGACAGCATTCCGCTAAATTCTGATTCGGTTTTGATACAGGATGTGCAAAACAATATGCTGGACAATTTGCCTACGCTTGCTATTGACAATGACGACCTTAACGATAATGGCGGCAGCAGTATTTCGTCTATGCTTACGGCGGGACGTAATCCTTTTCTTTCCGCAGCATCTTTTAACTTTAGCGTGATGCGGTTTAAAATCCGGGGATATGAGAATAGCCGGAATGCGACTTACATCAATGGTTTGGAATTTAACGGATTGGACAACGGCAATACGCCTTTCGGCTTGTGGAGCGGTATGAGCAGTATGATGCGTGCCAGGGAAAATGTGCAGGGTTTGCAGCCGGCAAACTTTGGATTCGGTTCTTTTGGTATGAATACAAATATTGATATGCGCTCCGGAAAGCAATGGCGGGAAACAAATTTAGGATACGCATTTTCTAATAGAAATTATCAGCACCGCCTTAATTTTTCGCACAGTTCCGGTTTTGGTAAAACCGGTTGGGCATACAGCATTGCCGCATTCGCAAGTCTCGCCGGGGAAGGGTATGTTGCGGGAACATACAACAATAGTTTTAGCTTCTACGGTGCATTGGATAAGAAAATCGGGCTGAAAAATACGGTTTCTTTTATCGGTTTTTATGCGCCTTCGGAATACGGGCGGCAAGCCGCTTCGGTACAGGAAGCGATGGATTTGGCAGGAACAAATTTTTATAATCCTTCGTGGGGCTACCAAAACGGCAAAAAGAGAAATGCCAATGTCAATAAATCGCGCCAGCCTGTATTTATTTTATCGCACGAGTTCAAGCCGGATAATCACAGTAACCTGCAAACATCTGTAGGATATTTTTGGGGCAAGCGAAGCTCGTCGGCTTTGGATTGGAATAATGCGCCCGACCCGCGCCCGGATTATTACCGGTATTTGCCAAGCTATTATGCGCAAAGCGACCCGGCGCAGGCTCAAGCGTTGACCGAGGCGATAAAAAACTCCCCGGATTTACTGCAAATCAATTGGCAAAATTTATACAATATCAATCGAAGCAGTTACACCGATTCCGGGCTTCAGTCAAGGTATATTCTTGGCGACAGAGTGGTTGATACGCGGCACTTAATGGCAAGCATCAATTTTACTTCCCGTTTCAGCGATATGATTTCTGTTAATGCAGGAGCAAATTTCGGTTGGCAAAAAAATCATTATTATCAACAGGTGGATGATTTGCTTGGCGGCGATTTTTGGCTGAATGTAAATCAATATGCTTTAAGAGATTTTCCTACCGACAACAGCAAAATTCAATACGACCTTGACCACCCGAACGCACCGAAAAAAGCGGGTGGCCATTATGGTTACGATTACGATTTCACGTACCGGAAAATGGCAGTCTGGTGGCAGACAAAAATCAATCTTAACCGGTTCGACATTTTTTGGGCAAGCGAAATTTCTTATTCGCAATTTTACCGGACTGGTAATGTGCGCACGGGTTTATTTCCCAATGCTTCTCTGGGAAAAAGCGCACCGCAAAAATTTGTAAATAACGCCCAAAAGCTCGGTTTGACTTACAAGCTGAACGGACGCAATTATTTTTTCGCCAATGCAGGGTATTTTACCATTGCCCCCTTTGCGGACAATGCCTATCTATCGCCGCGTACGCGCAACTCTTTGCAGAATGATATAAAAAGCGAAAGTGTAGAAACGGTAGAAGGCGGTTACAGTCTCAACAGTCCATTTATCAGAGCGCACATTGGCGGCTATTTTACTAAGTCGCAAAACGGTATGGATGTTATTTCTTTTTACAGCGACGACGCACAGGCATTCGCCAATTATGCCTTGAATGGAATCAACCGTTTGTACTTCGGCGGCGAATTTGGCTCTGAAATAAAGCTAACACAAACACTTAATTTGAGTGCAGCTGCAGCCGTTGGCAGATACTATTACGATAGCCGTCAAAATGCAACCCTGACTATCGACAACACCGGCGAAGTGAGTGCTACGGAAATTGTTTATTTGAAAAATTACCGCATTCCATCCACGCCGCAAAATGCATATAGCTTGGGACTACGTTACAATTCGCCTAAATACTGGTACGCGGCACTTACAGGAAATTATATGAATAATGATTGGCTGAGCACAGACCCACAAAGACACACGGCTTCTGCGGTTGCAGACGTGAATCCGCAAACCGATGCGGCGGCATTACAGGCAATGCTTGCTCAGGAAAAACTAAAGGGGGTATTTACGTTGGATTTTATGGCAGGATGGAACAAAAGATTAAGACACGTTTTTATTGACCGAAAACCGGTATCCCTCGTGCTGGGCATGGGTGTAAACAATTTGACCGACAATAAAAATATTCGTTCGGGCGGTTACGAACAGCTTCGCAACGACCCGAATGTGGTTCAAAATTTTAATAACGGTATTACCAAGTTCCCGCCAAAATACTATTATGCTTTCGGGCTGAATTATTATTTAAGCATTGCATTTCGGTTTTAA
- the fabF gene encoding beta-ketoacyl-ACP synthase II: MQTKRVVVTGIGCLTPIGNNLHDYWTNLVNGVSGADMITLFDASKFRTKFACEVKNFDPTEYMDRKEARKIDRFAQLAIVASDQALQDAGLRKDNIDSDRTGVILGSGIGGLISFQNEVMEFAKGDGTPRFNPFFIPKMILDIAPGHVSMRHNLRGPNFSTVSACASSTHAIGISLDLLRLGKADVMVAGGSEAVVSEAGVGGFNAMKAMSERNDDPKTASRPYDKDRDGFVLGEAGAVIVLETLDHALARGAKIYCEIAGSGATADAYHITAPHPEGLGARNVMAAALKDADMNLEDIDYINTHGTSTPLGDIAEVKAIMNVFGEHAYNLNISSTKSMTGHALGAAGALEAIAVIQSVVHNIIPPTINHFTDDEELDPKLNFTFNKAQKRTVNAALSNTFGFGGHNAAIIVKKYIP, from the coding sequence ATGCAAACAAAAAGAGTAGTTGTTACCGGTATCGGATGTTTGACACCAATAGGAAATAATCTTCATGATTATTGGACAAATCTGGTAAATGGAGTTTCCGGTGCAGATATGATTACACTTTTCGATGCATCAAAATTCAGAACAAAGTTTGCCTGTGAAGTAAAAAACTTCGATCCTACCGAGTACATGGATAGGAAAGAAGCCCGCAAAATAGACAGGTTTGCCCAGCTTGCCATTGTAGCGAGCGACCAGGCACTACAAGATGCAGGTCTTCGCAAAGACAATATCGACTCCGACCGCACAGGCGTAATACTCGGCAGCGGCATTGGCGGATTAATCAGCTTTCAAAATGAAGTGATGGAATTTGCCAAAGGCGATGGTACGCCACGTTTCAACCCGTTCTTCATTCCTAAGATGATTCTGGATATTGCGCCGGGTCATGTGTCTATGCGGCACAACCTGCGCGGTCCCAATTTTTCTACCGTAAGTGCCTGTGCGAGTAGCACGCACGCAATTGGCATATCACTTGACTTACTACGTTTGGGCAAAGCCGATGTAATGGTAGCAGGCGGCAGCGAAGCTGTTGTAAGCGAAGCCGGCGTTGGCGGCTTTAATGCTATGAAAGCAATGAGCGAACGCAATGATGACCCTAAAACCGCCAGCCGCCCTTATGATAAAGACAGAGACGGATTTGTCTTAGGCGAAGCAGGAGCAGTCATTGTTTTGGAAACACTTGACCATGCTTTGGCACGCGGTGCAAAAATTTATTGCGAAATTGCCGGAAGCGGCGCTACCGCAGATGCTTATCATATCACAGCTCCACATCCGGAAGGACTTGGCGCGCGCAATGTGATGGCTGCAGCTTTGAAAGATGCGGACATGAATTTGGAAGACATCGACTATATCAACACACACGGAACATCTACCCCACTCGGCGATATTGCCGAAGTAAAGGCAATCATGAATGTCTTTGGCGAACATGCTTACAACTTAAACATTAGTTCTACCAAATCAATGACAGGACATGCGCTTGGTGCCGCGGGTGCGCTTGAAGCAATTGCAGTTATCCAAAGTGTGGTTCATAATATTATTCCTCCGACTATCAATCATTTTACAGATGATGAAGAGCTTGACCCTAAACTGAATTTTACTTTTAATAAAGCGCAAAAACGTACGGTAAATGCAGCGCTGAGTAATACATTCGGGTTTGGCGGACACAATGCAGCCATCATCGTAAAGAAATATATTCCATAG
- a CDS encoding adenylosuccinate synthase, with product MVDVILGLQWGDEGKGKIVDYFAPDYDIVARFQGGPNAGHTLYVDGKKVVLHQIPSGIFHQQAQNIIGGGVVLDPVILRKECATVESFGIDVKKNLFISQRTNLILPTHRALDKASELHKGEGKIGSTLKGIGPAYMDKTGRNALRVGDLLNKNFTSQYIKLRLKHQRLLDNFNFNEDISAWEDEFFEAIEFLRSFQIINGEYFVNNKISEGKKVLAEGAQAAMLDIDFGTYPFVTSSNTISAGVCTGLGVAPQKINKVLGVTKSYCTRVGSGPFPTELENETGEELRKTGNEFGATTGRPRRCGWIDLVALKYACMINGVTDVVMTKADVLDSFNELNVCTSYSINGTETQEVPLQMERLPLQPVYKSFKGWNTDTSIISEASKLPDDMKTYIGFINEYLGAPVKYVSNGPGREQIIEM from the coding sequence ATGGTGGACGTTATTCTCGGCTTGCAATGGGGCGACGAAGGAAAAGGAAAAATCGTAGATTATTTCGCACCGGATTATGATATTGTTGCTCGTTTTCAAGGCGGTCCCAATGCCGGACATACACTATATGTAGATGGCAAAAAAGTAGTACTTCATCAGATTCCTTCGGGTATTTTTCATCAGCAGGCGCAAAATATTATTGGCGGCGGCGTAGTACTCGACCCTGTAATTTTAAGAAAAGAATGTGCTACTGTCGAGAGTTTTGGTATTGATGTGAAAAAGAATTTGTTCATTTCCCAAAGAACAAACTTAATTCTTCCTACGCACCGCGCTTTAGACAAGGCTTCCGAATTGCATAAAGGCGAAGGAAAAATAGGCTCTACTTTAAAAGGTATTGGTCCCGCATACATGGATAAAACCGGGCGAAATGCTTTGCGTGTAGGCGATTTATTAAATAAGAATTTTACCTCTCAATACATTAAGCTGCGCCTGAAACATCAGCGCTTGCTGGACAATTTTAATTTCAATGAAGATATTTCCGCGTGGGAAGATGAGTTTTTTGAGGCGATAGAGTTTTTGCGTTCATTCCAGATTATTAACGGAGAATATTTTGTCAACAATAAAATTTCCGAAGGCAAAAAAGTATTGGCAGAGGGCGCACAAGCGGCAATGCTTGATATTGATTTCGGAACTTATCCTTTTGTAACATCGTCCAATACTATTTCCGCGGGTGTTTGCACAGGACTTGGCGTTGCTCCGCAGAAGATTAATAAGGTTTTGGGCGTTACAAAATCTTATTGTACGCGTGTTGGCAGCGGACCTTTTCCTACAGAACTGGAAAATGAAACAGGCGAAGAATTGCGCAAGACCGGCAATGAATTTGGTGCAACTACCGGTCGTCCGCGCCGTTGCGGCTGGATTGATTTGGTTGCGTTGAAATACGCCTGCATGATTAACGGCGTTACCGATGTGGTAATGACCAAAGCTGATGTACTGGATAGTTTTAACGAGCTGAATGTGTGTACTTCTTACAGCATCAACGGAACGGAAACACAGGAAGTTCCTTTGCAAATGGAACGCTTGCCTTTGCAGCCGGTTTATAAATCGTTCAAAGGCTGGAATACAGATACTTCAATTATTTCGGAAGCATCGAAGCTGCCCGATGATATGAAAACTTATATCGGTTTTATCAATGAATATCTGGGCGCTCCGGTAAAATATGTGTCCAATGGTCCTGGAAGAGAGCAAATAATTGAGATGTAG
- a CDS encoding endonuclease/exonuclease/phosphatase family protein, with amino-acid sequence MKRTIPVLLLCVAYIIITNRLYAQTTTYNTAIVAFYNLENFYDTINNTMVNDEDFLPDGKKAYTSAVYKEKVKHLASVIAQIGTDINPDGPAVLGCAEIENDTVLNDLIHHPLLAERNYRFIHYDSRDPRGVDVALIYNPKYFKVESSRPLFVQLPRDSKTAFYTRDILWVTGYLNGERVDVLVNHWPSRYGGEKRSTPARAAAAIVARKKINELLKQNPHDKIILMGDLNDDPVNVSIAEYLDAGGDMKNLHEGELYNPWVGLYKKGLGTLAYQDAWSLFDQIMLSQSWLDKKQTGFFFYQNHVFKKEFMIENMGRYKGYPLRTYDGDTFHNGYSDHFPTYIILLKKR; translated from the coding sequence ATGAAAAGAACCATACCCGTACTGTTATTATGCGTAGCGTACATTATAATTACCAACCGGTTATATGCTCAAACAACAACCTACAATACGGCAATTGTTGCATTTTATAATCTGGAAAATTTTTATGATACAATAAACAACACAATGGTCAATGACGAAGATTTTTTGCCCGATGGAAAAAAGGCTTACACCTCTGCCGTTTACAAAGAAAAAGTGAAGCATCTTGCAAGCGTTATTGCCCAAATAGGAACCGATATAAATCCTGACGGACCTGCTGTTTTAGGCTGTGCCGAAATTGAAAATGATACGGTTTTGAACGATTTGATTCATCATCCCTTATTGGCAGAACGAAATTACCGGTTTATCCATTATGATTCCCGCGACCCGCGCGGCGTAGATGTCGCATTAATTTATAATCCTAAATATTTTAAAGTTGAAAGCAGCCGTCCATTATTTGTTCAACTGCCGCGCGACTCCAAAACGGCATTTTATACACGCGATATTTTGTGGGTTACAGGCTACTTAAATGGCGAGCGTGTGGATGTTTTGGTAAACCACTGGCCAAGCAGGTACGGCGGAGAAAAACGTTCTACACCCGCAAGAGCTGCCGCTGCAATTGTTGCACGAAAAAAAATAAACGAATTATTAAAACAAAACCCGCACGATAAAATCATTTTAATGGGCGACCTGAATGACGACCCTGTAAATGTGAGCATCGCTGAATACCTGGATGCCGGAGGAGATATGAAGAACCTGCACGAAGGCGAATTGTATAATCCATGGGTTGGGCTTTATAAAAAAGGCTTAGGTACTTTGGCTTATCAGGATGCATGGAGTTTATTTGACCAGATTATGCTGTCGCAATCGTGGCTCGATAAAAAACAAACGGGCTTTTTCTTTTACCAAAACCATGTATTTAAGAAAGAGTTTATGATTGAAAATATGGGACGCTACAAAGGCTATCCATTGCGCACTTACGACGGCGATACTTTTCATAATGGTTACAGCGACCACTTTCCTACTTACATTATCCTGCTAAAAAAACGCTGA